Part of the Perognathus longimembris pacificus isolate PPM17 chromosome 1, ASM2315922v1, whole genome shotgun sequence genome, TGACTGTCATGTGGGAAAAGGCGAAACAGAACCGCGCTTCAAGAACTTCAGTGGCCAGAAGGGACAGCTTTCCCCAGACAGTCAAAGGGTTGTTTAGAATCTTTAATGGTTTGTTGAACAGAACTGATTCTGCACATTGTTACCTTTAGCTGGAATATGGTGCGCAGGATCTGAGTAACAGGTCAAGGAACACGGGTGGTGTCCTTTTCCTGACTGCGCGGACACTCTGTAGACCTCACCCCGTGCCGGGCCCCGGCAACGCCCCTGCGGCGGGACCGAGTCTCTGAGGGCCACTAGCTCACACGCTAGGCCGGGCGAGCAGCAGAGCACGCCACAGCACTGGCCGGCACGTGGCCAGAACGCACGGGGGCGAAAGCGCACACAGAGCTCTGCGGAAGGCAGCCGTCCCCGAAGCAGAGCCCAGAAAGATTCTCAGAAGAAAGAACGTCTGGGCTGCTTGGGAAGATGAGTGGCACACGGGGGGAAGAGGGCGCAAAACCAAAGCCCCCCCTGCCGCCCCACCTGCTACTGCGGCTCAGCACGCTGGCCGCTCAGGGCCCCAGACACTGAGGACGACCGCGAGGCCCTCACACACTGGGAGCCGGGAGTCTGGCCTCGACTGGGAAGGTGGAAACTGAAGACACTGTGCTCCCTCTGCCCTTCTCCACCGGTGGCCCGGGGACACTGCCCCTCCGTCCTGCCCAGCCTGCTCGGGCACTGCGGGGTGGCGGACAAACCAGGCCTGCCTTTTCACATCTTACTTTACAGACAGTAGAAGGTTGTCCGTTGCTGCAACACagcacaggctggttttgaacttgtaatcctcctgccttaggtTCTATGCCAGCAGTTCCTAAGAGGAAAAAGCAgctacttcctttttttgctggttttttttttttttttttttttttttgccagtcctggggcttggactcagggcctgagcactgtccctggcttctttttgctcaaggctagcactctgccacttgagccacagcgccacttctggctttttctatgtatgtggtgctgaggaattgaacgcagggcttcacatacaaaaggacagcactctaccactaggctatattcccagccccggcaacTACTTTCTATATGACTGTATCTCCTTCTAGAAGCTCTCCCATTCTCTATAATGGTCCTTGGCTTGTTCTCATGTTCAGAAGAGCTGCACGCACCTGAAAATATTCTAATTCCAGTGTCTATTCCAGAAAGTTCTTCCCAAAGATTGCTTCACAATGCCTAGTGAATAAAATATTCTGAGGCTAAATAATTTTGGGGGAAAACAAATTTACAAAATCTCTCCTTCAAGACTTATGATATTCATTAGTATATTCAAGGCTGTGAGAGGCTTATGAAGTAAAGAAGGGTTTCTCTAACTTTTTCAAATAGATTTGACCCAGGAACCGCGTTGCACACATACCTCCATTAGTTCCCACCTGACTTCCTTGAAGAAGGTTGTCATTGACAATATAGGAGCATCTGGTTTCCTAGCTGTTACACTGAGGATCAATGACTCTAACCTGTATGAAGAAAAGCATTCACACGTTTTAAAAGCTTTTACACACTTCAGAAGCTAACcacagccaggcgccagtggctcacgcctataatcctagttagctactcaggaggctgagatctcaggatcttggttcaaaccaggccaggcagaaaggtctgtgacaCTTTCATctcaagtaatcaccaaaaagccagaggtccCTTGAATTTCATTGATGTAAATGACACATTGcaaaatatttcttataaatatatgaatataaatattatataaaaatacatatacagtCAAATGTGGCAGTGTGCACCAGCAATCCAAGCTACTCCGGAGATGAAGGCAGAATTATGCATTCAAGACCATCTGGAGCCGTCTTTTTGGTTAACTGTAttccatctcaaaaaaataatataaattaaaataagaaaaattagctAGGTGTCAGTAACTGATACCTAGAATCCTAGATtgtacagaggctgagatctgaggatcgaggttcaaagccggcgtgggcgggaaaatccatgagactctttcgcctccaatgaaccagcaaaaagctgaaagtgaggtgtggctccaagtggtagagagcaagccttgagcagaagtgccaAGCAAGGGCATGCGGCTCCGAGTTTAAGACTCAGCGCTGGAAAACATGCACAAAAAATctaagaggagggctggggatatggcctagtggcaagagtgcctgcctcatatacatgaggccctgggttcgattccccagcaccacatatacagaaaatggccagaagtggcgctgcggctcaagtggcagagtgctagccttgagcaaaaagaagccagggacagtgctcaggccttgagtcaagccccaggactggccaaaaaaaaaaaaaataagaggagtGGGGTGTAGCTTGGTATGTGTAAGGCTCTCATTTCTATCCCCAACACCACACAGAATATTCATATTTGTAAATCACGAGATAATAGTTTCTCATTtcaagttttttgggtttttttggccagtcctggggcttggactcagggcctgagcactgtccctggcttctttttgctcaaggctagcactctgccacctgagccacagcgccacttctggctgttttctatatatgtggtgctggggaatctaacccagggcttcatgtatacgaggcaagtactcctgccactaggccatattcccagccctcaagttattattatttttttttttgccagtcctgggccttggactcagggcctgagcactgtccctggcttcttcccactcaaggctagcactcagccacttgagccacagcgccacttctggccattttctatatatgtggtgctggggaattgaacccagggcctcatgtatatgaggcaagcattcttgccactaggccatattcccagcccctcaagttatATTTCTAACAGTCAAGTTGAGCattgtttttagtattttttggCCATGTTATTGCCTCAGCTGGAAATTTCTATTtcatccatttccttttcttggttgATATGTGGTTCTTCATATATTCTTCGTACGTGCTGGACTTTTGCTTATCTTTTAATCTTTGTCATATTAAGTTTTAGATTTTCATATAGTCATCTTTTCaagcttttcctttgttttgttgctAGTCTTGTCAGAGGCTGCTTTACCTCTAAACATATCAGCAAGCATAATAGTTGCACAGATGTATCCTAATTTATAAAATTCTCATTGAAAATTTATGTTGGTCTCATTCTTTCACTAATGTTTAGAATGTTGTGAAAACTGTattcaaagtgatttttttttctttcttattggtctgtagggcttcaactctgggcatgggcgctttctctgagctcttcagctcaaggctggcgctctaccacttgagcacagcaccatttctggttttctggtggttcattggagataaaagtctcatgggctttccaccttgaactggctttgatcctcagatcgtgggcctgctgagtagctacaattacaggtgtgcgccaccagcaccaCCTTAAGGTGATATTTTTACTACACATTTTAGTGCCTAACAAAGGAAGTGTAGCTAATGTTTCTTGAATAGGaatggggagaaaggaggaaagggttTTCCAAACTCACATTCAGTGCTTTAGAACGTGGCTAATGTCAACTAAATTACTGGGCCTAGCTAACCAAAAGTTGATTCTACTTCTAAAATCTAAACATGACAGTAAAGCTTGGCTTTCCCTTCGACTGCCTTTCTAGGTGTGACCTAACCACCTTGCCTGGGTCTGTGATCATATACCTACTTGAGTTGTTCTCCCAGTCTTGACTTCAATGTTAGGGTGTCCTTTTGCTTGGCAAATCAAGGCTTACATACGAGGAGGAGAATGGGGCAGAGAGGAGGTTGCGAGAGGGGAAGCCTCATTAACAGGAGTCTGGCCTGCCACAGAGTTGGGAGGCCTCACTCCAGATCCAGCAGGTGAGGCTCGGGGagcaggaagtggggaggggtacCCAGAATGGGGAGCCCCATGTCCCACGGGCTGGGCCTCCATTCCCGCTGGAGAGACTTCATATCCGGAGGGCGGAGCTCCGTAGGCAGGGGGCGGAGCTCCGTAAGCAGGGGGCGTGGCTCCGtaggcagggggcggggctccgtAGGCAGGAGGCGGGACTCCATATGCTGGTGGAGGGACTCCGTATCCCGCCGGGGGGACTCTGTATCCCGCCGGGGGGACTCTGTATCCTGCCGGAGGGACTCCATATCCCGCAGAAGGGGCTCCATAGCCAGGAGGCGGGGCTCCATATACCGGAGGAGGGGCTCCATATCCCACAGAGGGGGCTCCATACACAAAAACTGGGAAtgccaaaaagaaggaaaaaatactgaATTATCCTGTGGATAAAGAACAGGTGAGAAAAGAAGAACTTAGGAAGATAATGCTGAAACAAACTGAAGAGAATTTGGACAAAGCAACACAAAAACCTTTTCCTTTATACATGGCCAGTGGAAGTTGTTATCAGTGCCTGTAGTGGAGATTCGAACCCATGGTCAGATCTGTACATGTAGTGGGGCATAAATACATATCTTACTAAATAAGGCATGGATTATGAATAAAGTAATACATGCTTAATGAGGCATATTCTTCAGAAAATAGAGGAGAAAAGgtgaataaagaaaaatcattatAATTCTATCACCAAACAATAATATTTAAGGTATTTCTCTGTCAAATCCATTTATATCTTTATATCATCATGATCATATTGATCATAAAACTGGGTCATATTTCAGCACATGAACAGAAGCTACTTAATTTCCTTGATATTGGAGAacatgttatttccaattaatattGCAATAAATTTCATTTCCTTGGATTATAAAGTGTGTGACTGGACAATTGTAATGTTAATCGGTATGTATGCCTAAACTGAGGATATTATATGCTAGATGATAAGTAAACTGCATATGATTCATTTTGCATTATGAATCCAGTTCTTCTTTACTAATACATTTGGTTCTAATTTTATAAAACCTTTTAAACAAATTCCTTAAGTACTGTAAACCAAATGATTCTGCTAATAATTTCAATGAAGACTTTGGTGTTCAGATCAGGTAGCTCCAAACAGAATGATGTTGAGTTCCTAGTGCAAAAGCCTTTCGCACCTGCCTCAAGTTCACAACCAGGTGCATGGGAACACATAAAGCTCCAACTTCAGATGTCCAGGGTGGGTCATGCAAGGAGCTTAGAAGCCCTCACTTCTACTCtgtgtcaaaacaaacaaacaaaaagatgaactcaaAGCCAATGGCTTTTCCTGCATCCATCAAAGAACTAAGGTCACAAGGCAAGCCAACATCCCAAAATGGGAAGAGATAGGTGTCAACACAGAGAATCACGTCAGAGATCACCTTATTTAGAATAAGAGCCTGTGAGAGGGCTTCCACATGGTAACAACAGATTGCAAATGAAAGAAATGTGTAAGAAGTTCTTTAGGAGAATCAAAGACTACGTGGGTGAGGGAAATGGAACCACAAGAAACTGAAGCACCTCCAACCACAGCAAACATCAAACACGATCTAACTGCAAACCAGGTTACATAAAATCTAACCAGGTTACAGTAAAAACCTGCTAACCAGGTTACAGTAAAAAGCTAAATaccgggttgggaatgtggcttagctgtagagtgtttgccaagcatccatgaagccctgagttcaattcctcaacaccacataagcagaaaaagccagaagtggctctgcggctcaagaggtagtagagtgctagccttgagcaaaaagacaacagaagagcagaagaaatcccaAAGAaagctagccaggtgctggtggctccagtctgtcatcctagctactcaggaggctgagatctgaggatcttggttcaaagccagcccaaccaggaaagtctgtgagactcttaactccaattaatcaatgAAAAATCTCtaagtgaaggtgtagctcaagtggtagagcgctggccttgagcacaaaatgccAAGGAACAGcatcaggcccagaattcaagctctaagacAGGCACACATAGACAcgtgtgcactcacacacacacacacacacacacacacaaagtaactcTGAACGTCAAGTAATTTGCTGAGTTGCTGCTGGACATTAATCTGGAAACAAAGTTATGGATTCAACCATTTTCTAAACCCCCAAACTTCAGCTACATCTCCTGCAACAGTGGAGGCAAGGATACGGAGACTAATGAAGTCTCTGGCATCTCCCCGGCATATCTTACCTCGACAAGGTGTCTCTGGAGTACACATGCTCCCCTCCCCAGTAACAACATAAATTCCTGGAGGGCTGGTCCAATAATTTGGGACTCCAAGTGGAACTCCGTGAGCAGCTGAGAAAGTAAGTTTGGCAAAAATAGGAATTCTGTTAAGACAGATTATATAGCAGCTATCAGCAAAATACTTAACCCACCACCTTGCATGTATATCCAATAACATTTCAAAGACTCAAGATAAATATACATATGGAAGCTAGGTGTGGTAGCacctgcttgtaatcccagcactcaggagactgaggcagaataCCAggcatttgaggccagcttgtgcTACATAGccctatgtatatataacatgtcTGTCCCTACGAGATTGGAGTTGGAGGTGGaaggcaagagagaaaggaaaagagcattCCTAGCAGAGCAAATAGCATGAAGGCTCAGACGAAACAGAAGACGATACAAAAAAGTCCCAATTTGTTGGAGAATAAAGCAAGGCTAGGTTAGACAAAAAGGTTATTTGTGGTCAAAGTTTGTGTGAGTTCTCTGTGTAGGAAAGCACCTGCACTCTCCTCTTGTGGAAGATAAGACTAAACCTAAAAGAAGCAAATACAGGCCAGAGAGGACAGAAGATCCAAAGCTGTTCCACAGGAAGAAGAGCTATACCACCTGGAGCTCACTCGTGAGTACATGAGACCAGAATTACAGGACAAATGACCATCAGGTAGCTTTCTGCAAGCCCCCGCTAGACTGCAGTCTCCTTCTGAGCAGTCTTGGAGGTCTCTGCATTAGCATGGAATGGCAGATAGCAGGCAGGCTAACAATCACGCCTGCTGGCTAGCAACCTTTGCTCAGGTCATCCTCCTACTTGGGCTCCTCGGATCTTCCTCGGCACTGCTCACCAGCAGAGGCGGCTTGCATCATCATCTGGGCAAAGTGGATGGCACCTCCTTTCCGGAAGGCTAGTTTAAACGTAGCCTGTCCTTCCCAGCCACCTGGGGGAGACAAGGCACACACTCAGAGGCTGGCAAACAGAAGGACTGCCCCCGAAGGAAGCATTACCCAGAGCAGGCTGCTTTGCTTTGAATTCCAATGACAGCCATGTCTGAGTCTCAACCCTTCTAGAATcttgtgagggaaaaaaaaaaagcatattcctttttttgtttattttgagccaggactggggcttgaactcagacctgggtaTACGCCTTTAGCTTtcccactcaagactggcaccctaccacttgagccacggttccacATTAGGCTTtgatgctggttaattggagatgggtctcatggattttcctgcccaggctggcttagaaccacgatgctcagatcccagcctcccaagtagctaggagtacaggtgtgatcCAAAACTCCCTCTAGGAGGGGAACATTTACCATCTGGAGCTGCCTGAATGGTCCCTTGAATGTAGTTTGCACCAAACACTGGTTGTTCAATAGTGCAGTTCTTCATCAGCTCAAACGGCATCATAAAAGATAACAGGGGATCACTGGCTGAGTGCGAAGTCACAAAAATCACCTATGTAAGGAAAGAAACTTTGGGAAAGGAATACACAATTTGTCCATGGATAGAGACTCATGAGGACAAGTCAAAGCTGTTGTGGTGGGGCTGGGCATgcggcttggcggtagagtgcttgccttagcatgcacaaagccctaggttcgattcctcaacaccacataaacaggaaaagccaggagtgaagctctggctcaagtggcagagtgctagccttgagcaaaatgaagccagggacagtgctcaggccctgagtccaaggcccaggactggcaaaaaaaaaaaaaaaaaaagctgttgtgGTATTCTAGGCCAAATTCCTAATCAATTCcttgtgaaaataaaaaaaaaaatctcaaagtaaatttgttttaaaatactttgaaaaacaaTGTTTAACTtctctccagttttttttttttttttttttttggccagtcctgggccttggactcagggcctgagcactgtccctggcttctttttgctcaaggctagcactctgccacctgagccacagcaccccttctggccgttttccatatatgtggtgctggggaattgaaccgagagcttcatgtgtaggaggcaagcactcttgccactaggccatattcccagcccttctctccagttttaaggaaaacaaatgtgGAATGAATCAGCAGATCAAAGGAGAAGTGGAAATTACCCGAAACGAAGTGAGAAACAATGTTCCCCTCTTTGTACCAGCAAAGAAGCTGGAGCCCCGCGGTGACTGTGGGAAGGAGAGCTCCACATCTGAACACTGCTTCAAGATACTGCcagaaaggaaggacagacagcACACCATCAAGAACTTACCAAGATGGCTGGGGATGGAACTCTGAGGTATtttcctagcatgtacaaggccttgagttcaatccccactaccatCCCCAAAGACAAAAAGTCAAATGACACATGTAACACTGAGCACAGTGTGTAATCCAGAGTAAGTAGGCAATAAATGTCAGCGGCTACTCCTACTACTATTAGTGAAACATAAAGGAATTCAAGTGATCGTATTGTCTGCTTATTCACTCTTGCCCTAtcactggattttctttttcttctcaatgTTTATTCATTAATTATTACATTTCTTGCCCAGCACATATGAAGTACTAagatgtttctctgtgtgtgtgtctgtgtgtgcatgcatgcgcacgtgccagtactggggtctgaattcaaagccagagtactctccattttttttccctcaaccACAGTGTTCTCCcaaagccacttctagctttttgctgttcTTCTCTCACAGAAAGCTTAGAGTCATCCTGTCCCCACTCCGACTCctcttgggtttttctttctttctttctttttctcgtTTGTCCTGGccaggcttgagctctgggcttgagctttgtccctgagctcttcaagctcaaggcaaccactctaccatttgagccacagtgccacttccaattttctggtggctaattggagttaagagtctcatggactttcttcccaggctggcgttgaaccttgatcctcagatctcagcttcctgaacagctaggattacaggcatgagccaggaatacaggcatgcggagctaggaatacaggtatgagtaactaggattactggcaaaaaaaaaaaaaaaaaaaaagtctcatagagtttcctgcctgggctggttttgaaccatcatcctcagatcttagccttctgagtagccaggatacaggtgtaagccactagtacctggcttttttttttgccagcgcctgagcactgtccctggcttcttttactcaaggctagcactctaccacttgagccacagcgccacttctggctttttccatatatgtggtgctgaggaatcgaacccagggcttcaggtttatgaggggagcactttaccactaggccatattcccagcccactttatggtaattttatacaatatctttttttaaacaatgttacatACGAAAACAAAGTTTCACAAAGAATTTTCCACCTGAGGGATCAATACAGGCAATCTTAAGTTTTGGATGTTGgagaattttagatttttttttaaatttcttagatATTGAAGGCTTAGTAatgatctgggcactggtggctcacgcctgtaaccctggctacttgggaggctatgtGGACTTCAGTTCCAAACAAGCCAGGGAgacaacaaatccaagagactcatcccccacccccacccccattaaccagcaagaaaccggaagtggagacGTGGCTTCCAGGGGTGGAGGAAAAGCTAAGGAGCAGGGCTCCAGGCCCTGAGGAGAAGCCTCCGCAGCCATGTGGGGCATCATTCTtccccgggaggggggggggagaccttTGGTCTCAGTCTGCACCACAGAAGGGCAGGCATCTGTCTCTCTCCGGGGCTGGGgaaggtgggcgggggggggggggaaggggggagggggagagaggctcTGGGAGAGCCCCAGGCCTTGGCGAGGGCCTTCGAAGGCTTGAGGTCTTTCCTCTCATGGTGCCACACAGCCTCCCCAAAGCCTCCTTCCTGGGCGTCgagggggcgccccccccccgccgcccagtGCCCTCGGGGGCCCGCGGGGAGGCCGCGCCCACCCGCCCTCCGCACGTGCCCAGCCACGCGCTCCCCAGGCCGGCCCTGCAATCTTCTCGGACCACGTGCCCGAAAAAAGGCGGGAAAGTCAAACGGCCAGAGAAGCAGCCCCGgctacctcccccaccccccaccaccacccccatctcCTCCCGCCTCCAGCAGCAACCTGGGGCTCCCTCCGGGCACCTTTCGCCTTGAGGGACGACGACCCCACGGCGGTTCTCACTGTGGCCCTGGTTCACCGCCATCTTGctccggggtggggggccccTCCCGCCGCCCCTCCGCCGGGAAGGGGAGGGACCGGAGCcgaggcgaggggcggggccaggagagGGGCGGGGATTGTGGCGCAGAGGCTGCCGTGAGTGGGCGAGGCCGCTGTCACGTGAGATGCGCGAGCCCCGCCCCCCAGAGGGAGCGCGCCGGAGGGCCCAGCCGCCCGAGGACCTTCCCGGGCATGGTCGCGCCCCGGTCCCCACGCCCTGTGGGTTGGGGAGACTGCCGTTAGAGAACTAGATCCTTTTTTTCCAGAGATCAGCAGGACTTTTCTCCAGGGAAAGCTTGGGTCTAGACGCAGAGGAACCGATGGAAGTGGGCCATCAGGCGGTGGAAGGTGGGGCTCCACCCTGAGGGCAGGCCGGTTCCAAGATGCAGAGAGCCTGCGGCGTCCGTCCTCCCTGCTCTGCCTCCCCCACAGGGTGATTGTGAGAATCCAGAGGGAGCCACTGTACCGGAATGGCCTGGAGAGTAGTATGTGCCCCTATTTTGCTTAAACCTCACAAATACTAGAATAAAGGGATGTAGACATCTTGGTTACTGTGTTTCTTTAAtgtatgggctgggaaggtggcttagtggtagagcgcttgcctaccatgcctgaagccctgggttcgattcctgagcaccacataaccagaaaaaagctgaaggggcgctgtggctcaagtggcagagtgctcgccttgagcaaaaagaagctcaaggacggtgctcaggccctgagtccaagccccaggattggcaaagaaaaaaaaaaagataatgtaccAGTGAGGGCAAAATGTTGCCAAATCAAGCAACATGGTACTAGTCATAAAATACATCCTGGTTTCA contains:
- the Wbp2nl gene encoding postacrosomal sheath WW domain-binding protein; translated protein: MAVNQGHSENRRGVVVPQGESILKQCSDVELSFPQSPRGSSFFAGTKRGTLFLTSFRVIFVTSHSASDPLLSFMMPFELMKNCTIEQPVFGANYIQGTIQAAPDGGWEGQATFKLAFRKGGAIHFAQMMMQAASAAAHGVPLGVPNYWTSPPGIYVVTGEGSMCTPETPCRVFVYGAPSVGYGAPPPVYGAPPPGYGAPSAGYGVPPAGYRVPPAGYRVPPAGYGVPPPAYGVPPPAYGAPPPAYGATPPAYGAPPPAYGAPPSGYEVSPAGMEAQPVGHGAPHSGYPSPLPAPRASPAGSGVRPPNSVAGQTPVNEASPLATSSLPHSPPRM